A window of Nonomuraea angiospora genomic DNA:
GGCGGCGACCAGCATCTCGCCCAGCACGCGAGGTCCGGCCGCCGGCCAGCGCCCGGCGACCGCCCGCCCGAGGTCGCCCATCGAGCGGGGCTCGCCGTCGGCCAGCACCGCCCGGCCCGCCGCCGCGAGCTCGTCGAGGTCCACCCCGTCGAGCTCGCGGCGGTAGGTGCCGAGCATCCGCTGGCGCAGCATGGCGTCGTGGCGGGCGCGCCAGGCCAGGGCGTCCTCCGCGGTGAGGAGGTGGACGGTGCGGCGCATGAGAATGGTCCGCACCAGCCGCCGCCCGGTCAGCAGCTCCGAGAGCGCCGCCGCGTCGAACGCGCGCAGCCGCGACCAGAGCCCCACGAACGGTTCCTGCGGCTCCTGAGCCTGCAGGCCGCACAGGTGGGCGACGGCGTCCCGCACCGGTAAGTCGGCGCGATCGAGCAGCAGCTGCCGCGCCAGCGTCGCGCGGTTGAGTGTCCGGGTGTCGAGCACGGTCATGCGATCATCCTGCCGTGGCGGCGACGTCGATGACCCAGGTGACGCCGAACCGGTCCGTCAGCATCCCGTACAGCGGGGCCCACTGCGCGGGCCCGAGAGGCTGCAGCACGGTCGCCCCGTCGGAGAGCCTCTCCCAGTACGCGGTGATCTCCTCGGCCGTCTCGCCGCGCACCGAGACGAAGAACGCGTTCTCCCCCCGGCTGTACGGCAGTCGCGAGGGCACGTCGTAGGCCATGACCTCGAATCCGGCGGCGGCGCTCACCTGGCCCCACATGACCTGATCGGCCTCGGACGGCTCCTGAGCGCCGCCGGCGTCCTTGTAGGTCACCACGGCCAGGTCCCCGCCGAACACGGACTGGTAGAACGTGAGCGCCGCTCGGGCGTTCCCGCGGAAGTTCAGGTGGGTCACGGTGTTCACGGACATGATTGCTCCTTTTGTCGGCGGTCATCCCGGTCGCCGACCACACTCCCAGGGGTAGCGGTCAGGTTGTGGCCGCTTCTGCGGGTGATACTGGACGGGTGCAGAAAACCTCGGCTCGGCTGCTGTCCTTGCTCTCGATGCTCCAGGCGCGCCGGGACTGGCCGGGAGCGCTGCTGGCCGAGCGCCTCGGCATCAGCCCGCGCACCGTGCGCCGCGATGTCGACCGGCTGCGCGAGCTCGGCTATCCGATCGTGGCCGCCAAGGGCCCTGACGGCGGCTACCGGCTCGACGCCGGTACGCGGCTGCCGCCGCTGCTGTTCGACGACGAGCAGGCCGTCGCCCTGGCCATCGCGCTCCAGTCCGCCACCACGACCGGCGCCGGCATCGAGGAGGCCGCGGCCCGTGCGCTGACCACCGTCCGGCAGGTCATGCCCGCCCGGCTGCGCCACCGCATCGACGCCCTCCAGATCACCGCCGTCGAGCGGTATGCGCCGGATCCCCCGGTCGACAGCGGGGTGCTGGTGTCCGTCGGCGCCGCCGTACAGGCCGGGGAGGTGCTGCGTTTCGACTACGCCTCGCCAGGAAGCGACGGCGGCGACGGGCCGGGCCCGCCGCGCCGGGTGGAGCCCCATCACCTCGTCACCTGGGGCGGGCGCTGGTATCTCGTGGCATGGGACCTCGACCGGGAGGACTGGCGGACCTTCCGGGCCGACCGGATCGCGCCGCGCGTCCCCACGGGGCCCCGCTTCACGCCGCGCGAGCTGCCCGGGGGAGGGGTGGCCGCCTTCGTGGCCGATCGGTTCCGGGGCTCCGGCGGCTCCGGCGAGTGGCCCTGCCGCGGCGAGGTCATCCTCGGCCTGCCGGCCGCCGCCGTGTCCCCCTACCTCCACGACGGGGTCGTCGAAGCGCTCGGCCCGGACCGGTGCCGGGCCATCCTGGGCTCCTGGTCCTGGGTCGGGCTGGCCGCGAGCGTCGGCAGGTTCGACGCCGACATCGAGGTCGTCGGCCCCGCCGCGCTCAAGGACGCCTTCGCGCACCTGGCCCGCCGCTACGCCGACGCCGCTTCGTCCCGGGGGGCGTCGACGGATGACACGATTCGCCATCCGGATGCGTGATCGGGCCATGGCCCCGGCCGGGCCGCGATGGCGATGATGGGGCGATGAGCAACCCCGACCTGAAGATCCCGTACGAGCGCGACGGCTACCTCGTCCTCGGCCGCGCCCTCGGCCCCGGCGAGGTAGGCGAGCTGCTCGAAGAGGCCGTCCGCATCTGCCGGGGCGAGCTCGGCGACATCAGCGGCGCGTGCTGGTGCCGACGTTCCTGGCCGACCCGGCGCCGGCGCGGCGCACGCCCCCTGTCCTGCCGCCACCGGTGATCGCGATGATGAGCGCGGTGCGCGCGCACTGGTCCGACGGGGTGTCCAGGCCGGTCCCGATGCGGGAGCTCGCCTCGGCCGCGCGGGTCTCGCCGAGCGCGCTGTGCCGTACGTTGCGCCGCACCGCGCCGGAGGCCGCCCCGCCGTCACCAGCCGAGTCCCACGGCCTCACGGTGCTGCAACCGCTCGTCCAAGCCCCCTGACACTGACGTGAGGTCAGCGCGGCGGGCCGGTTCGGCGCCCGTACGCCTGCGACAACGCCAGCAGGACGGCGAGGCCCGCGCAAACGGCGACGCAGTGCTCGGCCACGGCCACCCCGCGAAGTTCGACCGGCTGGTACGCCCCGGCCACCAGCCACGCCAGCCGCCACGCCCCCCAGGAGAACAGCGACCCGGAGGCGACGAACCCCACGGCCATGGGCAGCCACACCGGCGTCCGCCCGCTGCCCCACGGGCCGAGCGCCCACAGGCTCCAACCGGCGGCCGCCGCGCACAGCGCGCTGTCGGCCATGAGGAGCCTGCCTTGGGCGTCCACCACGGTGAGCAGCCCGTAGGTGCTGCCCGCGGCCCAGGAGATCCAGGCCGCGGTGAGCGCCCCGAGCGGCGCCAGCGCCCACAGGAAGCGGCCGTCGGCTCGTTCCCGGCCCACCCGCCCCGCGAAGGCGCGCGGCCATCGTTCACGCAGGAAGAGCGGCAGGCCCACGACCAGCGCCACCGCCATGCCCGCGAACCCCACGCCGATGAGGACGGTCTCCCAGGCCGGCGTGGCGGCCGCC
This region includes:
- a CDS encoding helix-turn-helix transcriptional regulator; amino-acid sequence: MQKTSARLLSLLSMLQARRDWPGALLAERLGISPRTVRRDVDRLRELGYPIVAAKGPDGGYRLDAGTRLPPLLFDDEQAVALAIALQSATTTGAGIEEAAARALTTVRQVMPARLRHRIDALQITAVERYAPDPPVDSGVLVSVGAAVQAGEVLRFDYASPGSDGGDGPGPPRRVEPHHLVTWGGRWYLVAWDLDREDWRTFRADRIAPRVPTGPRFTPRELPGGGVAAFVADRFRGSGGSGEWPCRGEVILGLPAAAVSPYLHDGVVEALGPDRCRAILGSWSWVGLAASVGRFDADIEVVGPAALKDAFAHLARRYADAASSRGASTDDTIRHPDA
- a CDS encoding VOC family protein, with amino-acid sequence MSVNTVTHLNFRGNARAALTFYQSVFGGDLAVVTYKDAGGAQEPSEADQVMWGQVSAAAGFEVMAYDVPSRLPYSRGENAFFVSVRGETAEEITAYWERLSDGATVLQPLGPAQWAPLYGMLTDRFGVTWVIDVAATAG